One stretch of Armigeres subalbatus isolate Guangzhou_Male chromosome 2, GZ_Asu_2, whole genome shotgun sequence DNA includes these proteins:
- the LOC134210318 gene encoding uncharacterized protein LOC134210318, producing the protein MQGGNEQNELLFIQAPQAFNPALYNFPQFKFKHLPSSEVRGVWNGWIRGFERVMKASSITDGSMRKIQMLAMGGLELQSVFDSIPGADNESEQSPDPFASAKAKLDNYFAPKQHESFERYLFWAMSPEPEEPIEKFLERIQQKADKCTFGNSNQENRQIAVVDKIIQHAPGDLREKLLEREHLALDECIKVVNSHQAIKYQAAKMNGKSPVPVSTDVQTMYASASRGNFRQAAPFPKKAPRCTRCGYNQHNAGERCPATNQKCVRCHGIGHFKVVCRSNNCETMNSSPTSGHFKRQYPFNSRNTTVFKKPRSVMHIETPNDTERNNVESDEEDLPVYNVGNMDDELIQCRVGGVNIEMLIDSGSKYNLIDDATWSTMSMCNVEANNLRQQPLLGKITAQQLGVLRIGLGSANVNHVGVAKQRFPCIPDIELTLPIDRSIPPVIQPLRRCPVPLLDKVKAKLDELLTQDIIERVEKPTSWVSPLIPILKDNGDLRMCIDMRRANQAIHRLNHPLPIFEEMLPRIRNARFFSLLDMKESYYHVKLTECCRDVTTFITNWGLYRFKRLFFGVNCAPELFQSLMESLLATRPNLIGFIDDFIVFGETEEAHDNALRAVIQRFNELGVQLNHQKCKFKQPEVVFLGHRLSEKGVLPSDDKVRSVLECRPPKTKEELRSFLGLVTFVSRFLPDLATANHPLRELVKQSTNYVWNHEHQKAFDLIKQRVGSLDYLGYYDPSDRTLVVTDASGVGLGAVLIQFKNNEPRVISYGSKSLSEPEMKCPPIEKEALAITKN; encoded by the exons GGAGGAAATGAACAGAACGAACTTCTGTTTATACAAGCACCACAGGCGTTCAATCCAGCTCTATACAATTTTCcgcaatttaaatttaaacacCTGCCTTCCTCGGAAGTACGCGGCGTATGGAATGGGTGGATTCGCGGTTTCGAGCGCGTCATGAAGGCTTCTAGTATTACGGATGGATCGATGCGGAAAATTCAGATGTTAGCAATGGGCGGATTAGAGTTACAGTCCGTTTTCGATTCAATCCCTGGAGCCGATAACGAGTCAGAGCAAAGCCCGGATCCGTTTGCGAGTGCAAAAGCCAAATTGGATAATTATTTTGCCCCAAAACAGCACGAGAGCTTCGAAAGGTACTTGTTTTGGGCAATGTCTCCGGAACCAGAGGAACCAATTGAAAAATTTTTGGAACGCATCCAACAGAAGGCGGACAAGTGTACATTTGGGAATTCCAACCAGGAGAACCGACAGATCGCAGTGGTGGACAAAATCATTCAGCACGCCCCAGGTGATTTGCGCGAAAAACTTTTGGAGAGAGAGCATCTTGCACTAGATGAATGcataaaagtggtcaattcgcATCAAGCGATCAAGTATCAAGCAGCAAAGATGAATGGGAAATCCCCGGTTCCGGTGTCTACCGATGTTCAGACGATGTATGCAAGTGCGAGCAGAGGAAATTTTCGACAAGCAGCTCCGTTTCCAAAGAAGGCACCGCGTTGCACTAGGTGTGGTTATAATCAGCATAACGCAGGTGAAAGGTGTCCCGCTACCAATCAAAAATGCGTCCGCTGCCATGGAATCGGTCACTTCAAAGTTGTTTGTAGAAGCAATAACTGTGAAACGATGAATTCCTCGCCAACATCGGGTCATTTTAAACGACAATATCCATTCAATTCCCGTAACACGACCGTCTTCAAGAAACCCAGGAGTGTGATGCACATTGAAACGCCGAATGACACAGAAAGAAATAACGTGGAATCAGACGAAGAAGATCTACCAGTATACAACGTTGGTAATATGGACGACGAGCTTATTCAATGCAGAGTTGGAGGTGTAAACATAGAAATGTTGATCGACTCAGGTTCGAAGTATAATTTGATCGATGACGCGACCTGGTCAACAATGAGTATGTGCAACGTCGAAGCAAACAACCTCC GACAGCAACCTCTTCTGGGCAAAATAACTGCCCAACAGCTTGGAGTTCTTCGTATTGGATTGGGATCAGCGAACGTCAATCACGTGGGCGTAGCTAAACAGCGTTTTCCGTGTATTCCCGACATTGAGCTTACACTTCCTATTGATCGCAGCATTCCACCAGTAATACAACCACTCCGAAGGTGCCCGGTACCATTGTTAGATAAAGTGAAAGCCAAATTGGATGAACTTTTGACGCAGGACATCATAGAACGGGTGGAGAAGCCTACATCTTGGGTGTCACCTCTTATCCCGATATTGAAGGATAATGGAGATTTGAGAATGTGCATCGACATGCGAAGGGCCAATCAGGCGATTCATCGGTTGAATCATCCACTCCCAATATTTGAAGAAATGCTACCACGAATTCGCAACGcccgatttttttcacttttggaCATGAAGGAATCCTACTACCACGTGAAATTAACCGAATGCTGCAGAGACGTCACCACTTTTATAACCAACTGGGGGTTATACCGGTTCAAGAGGCTTTTCTTTGGCGTTAATTGTGCTCCAGAGCTATTTCAAAGCTTAATGGAAAGTCTGTTGGCAACTCGTCCAAATCTG aTCGGGTTTATCGATGATTTTATTGTGTTTGGTGAGACGGAGGAGGCACACGATAATGCATTAAGGGCCGTTATTCAGAGGTTCAATGAACTCGGCGTTCAATTGAACCACCAGAAATGCAAATTCAAACAACCTGAAGTCGTATTCTTAGGACATCGACTTTCAGAGAAAGGAGTTCTGCCATCAGATGATAAGGTTCGCTCTGTTTTGGAATGCCGACCTCCGAAGACAAAAGAAGAGCTACGGAGCTTCCTAGGTCTGGTGACATTTGTATCTCGCTTCCTACCTGATTTGGCGACAGCTAATCACCCATTACGTGAACTTGTCAAACAATCCACCAATTACGTTTGGAACCATGAACATCAGAAAGCTTTTGATTTGATTAAACAACGGGTTGGCAGTCTAGACTATTTGGGATACTACGATCCGTCTGATCGAACCCTAGTTGTAACCGACGCATCCGGCGTGGGCCTTGGAGCAGTCCTTATTCAATTTAAGAATAACGAACCAAGAGTTATTAGTTATGGCTCGAAAAGCCTTTCAGAACCGGAGATGAAATGCCCTCCGATTGAGAAAGAGGCTCTAGCTATT ACGAAGAACTAA
- the LOC134217774 gene encoding uncharacterized protein K02A2.6-like gives MIRRTLPEKPWIDLAIDFLGPMPNGEYILVVIDYYSRYMELEIMNRITAQETIQRLKKIFRTWGYPKTITLDNGKQFVSQEFAIFCKTLGIHLNHSTPYWPQANGEVERQNRSLLKRLKISNALYGDWKKELDDYLILYNNSPHSVTGKAPSELLQNRKLRYKLPQMDDLTSLPPDADFRDRDTQKKFQGKQQEDARRRAKISEIDIGDTVLVKNLVPKDKLSTDFHKEKFLVVDKKGSNVTVQSEDNAKCYKRNTSHLRKISEPSSSNLTGNQNEEQHVLGPHQIQPQHNSPSIVNESVIIEPLKDNQNSSLLRRSSRVPRARCRYSP, from the exons ATGATTAGGCGTACGTTGCCAGAGAAACCGTGGATTGATCTAGCGATTGACTTCCTCGGTCCTATGCCTAACGGAGAGTATATCCTGGTGGTGATAGATTATTATAGCAGATATATGGAGCTGGAAATCATGAATAGGATTACGGCCCAAGAGACGATTCAAAGGTTGAAAAAGATTTTCAGAACCTGGGGTTATCCGAAAACCATAACCTTGGATAATGGCAAACAATTTGTTTCGCAGGAATTCGCAATATTTTGTAAAACGCTCGGAATTCATTTAAACCATAGTACACCGTACTGGCCCCAGGCAAACGGCGAAGTAGAGCGCCAAAACCGATCCTTACTAAAACGGCTCAAAATATCAAATGCGTTGTATGGAGACTGGAAGAAAGAATTGGATGACTACTTGATTCTCTATAATAACTCACCCCATAGCGTGACAGGCAAGGCGCCGAGCGAACTTCTTCAAAACAGGAAACTCAGATACAAACTACCTCAAATGGACGATCTCACTTCACTCCCTCCAGACGCAGATTTCCGTGATCGCGACActcagaaaaaatttcaaggaAAACAACAAGAGGATGCTAGGCGTAGGGCAAAGATAAGTGAGATAGATATCGGTGACACAGTTCTGGTCAAAAACCTAGTACCGAAAGACAAACTCTCCACCGATTTTCATaaagagaaattcctggtggtaGACAAGAAAGGTTCAAATGTCACCGTACAGTCAGAGGATAATGCGAAATGTTACAAGAGGAATACGTCACATCTGCGTAAGATATCTGAGCCGTCTAGTAGCAATCTAACGGGAAATCAAAATGAGGAACAACATGTTCTAGGGCCACATCag ATACAGCCACAACATAACAGTCCGTCAATCGTAAATGAATCGGTGATTATCGAGCCATTGAAGGATAACCAGAATAGTAGCCTGCTCAGAAGATCGTCCCGGGTGCCAAGAGCAAGATGTCGCTATAGTCCATAA